In Chryseobacterium turcicum, a single window of DNA contains:
- a CDS encoding LuxR C-terminal-related transcriptional regulator gives MKKSKSSLYQAATEVWGKVIKTDTPYVKDLELTLELHKRLLNIFQTGRHYYMIFNICEMELEFISPNIKDVLGYEPSEINASFFLDQIHPDDKPYFLNFENKLTDFFDKLPLEKRGSYKFQHDYRIRNKNQNYIRLLHQIVAIEFDENNYYRSLVLHTDITHIKKSGIPCFSIIGFDDEPSYYNVEITEPLTKSFDLFTKREKEILKCIVEGKNSKTIAEELFISLNTVNNHRKNILCKAEVHTPLELLSKSIKEGWI, from the coding sequence ATGAAAAAATCAAAATCATCTTTGTATCAAGCTGCTACAGAAGTTTGGGGTAAAGTTATTAAAACTGATACACCTTACGTGAAAGATTTGGAGTTAACATTAGAACTTCATAAGAGATTATTAAACATTTTTCAAACCGGTCGCCATTACTATATGATTTTTAATATATGCGAGATGGAATTAGAATTCATCAGCCCCAATATTAAAGATGTTCTTGGATATGAACCTAGCGAAATAAATGCTTCTTTTTTTCTGGATCAGATTCATCCAGATGACAAACCTTATTTTTTGAATTTCGAAAATAAGTTGACCGATTTTTTTGATAAGTTACCATTAGAAAAAAGAGGCAGCTACAAATTTCAGCACGATTACAGAATACGGAATAAAAACCAAAACTATATACGCCTACTCCATCAGATTGTTGCCATAGAATTTGATGAAAACAACTATTACAGAAGCCTAGTTTTACATACAGATATCACGCATATTAAAAAATCAGGCATCCCATGTTTTTCTATTATTGGCTTTGATGATGAGCCCTCTTACTATAATGTAGAGATTACCGAACCCCTCACCAAATCGTTTGATCTATTTACCAAAAGAGAAAAAGAAATTCTGAAATGCATTGTAGAAGGCAAAAACAGCAAAACAATCGCTGAAGAATTATTTATAAGCCTGAATACGGTAAATAATCATCGGAAAAACATTCTTTGCAAGGCTGAAGTGCACACTCCACTAGAATTACTCAGCAAATCGATAAAAGAAGGATGGATTTAG
- a CDS encoding T9SS type A sorting domain-containing protein produces the protein MKFNYKKTIPVCVGILFSGLSYAQAPAIEWQKSLGGTGDEYASSIIQTADGGFMVAGTSNSNNGDVTGNHGNQDYWLTKLNPAGNLSWQKSFGGTASDFATSIIQTADDGYVVAGSTNSNNGDVTGNHGNSDGWILKINSDAGVVFWKKTLGGTDYEVISEIIPTTDGGYIFAGNSSSNNGDVPGNNGYVDYWIVKVNSDGDVQWKKNFGGTGDDRASSIVQTSDGGYVVAGYAENNNGDVTGNHGGKDYWILKLNTDGGVIYWKKSFGGVYQELPASIIKTSDGGFILAGSTNSNDGDVSGNHGIDDYWIVKVNSTGDLQWQKALGGSSADQGSSIIQTADGGYLVVGSSASNDGQVTGHHPSSGGVGEGPFSYDCWAVKLNSAGSIQWNKSLGGSGSDHGNSVIQTTDGGYVIAGSSNSNNGDVTGNHGGEDVWIVKLAPDNLATNEIAKDVTTVNVFPNPAKDNVTLKLDYFTPSMEVTITDMVGRTIQTQKLEGLTTKINTDNLKKGTYFLNLTGGRENVSKKFIKE, from the coding sequence ATGAAATTCAATTACAAAAAAACAATACCTGTATGTGTAGGTATTCTTTTTTCAGGACTAAGTTATGCACAAGCTCCAGCCATAGAATGGCAAAAATCTTTAGGAGGAACAGGTGATGAATACGCAAGTTCCATTATTCAAACTGCTGATGGCGGTTTTATGGTTGCCGGAACTTCTAATTCAAATAATGGAGATGTAACAGGAAATCATGGAAATCAGGATTACTGGCTAACAAAACTAAATCCAGCAGGAAATCTTTCATGGCAAAAATCTTTTGGGGGAACAGCAAGTGACTTTGCAACTTCTATTATTCAAACTGCTGACGATGGATATGTGGTTGCTGGAAGTACTAATTCAAACAATGGAGATGTAACAGGAAATCACGGAAATTCAGATGGCTGGATCTTAAAAATAAATTCTGATGCCGGAGTTGTTTTTTGGAAAAAAACTTTGGGCGGAACAGATTATGAAGTTATCAGTGAAATTATTCCTACGACAGATGGCGGATATATATTTGCAGGAAACTCTTCTTCAAATAATGGTGATGTACCGGGAAATAATGGCTATGTGGATTACTGGATTGTAAAAGTAAATTCTGATGGGGATGTTCAATGGAAAAAAAACTTTGGCGGAACAGGAGACGACAGAGCATCTTCTATTGTTCAAACTAGTGATGGGGGATATGTAGTAGCAGGATATGCAGAAAACAATAATGGTGATGTAACAGGAAATCATGGGGGGAAAGATTATTGGATTTTAAAATTAAATACTGATGGGGGCGTTATTTATTGGAAGAAATCGTTCGGAGGAGTGTATCAAGAATTACCGGCATCTATTATAAAAACTTCAGATGGAGGCTTTATTTTAGCGGGTTCGACGAATTCTAATGATGGCGATGTATCAGGAAATCATGGAATTGATGATTATTGGATCGTAAAAGTAAATTCAACGGGAGATCTTCAATGGCAAAAAGCTTTAGGAGGAAGTTCAGCAGATCAGGGGTCTTCTATTATTCAAACTGCCGATGGAGGATATTTAGTTGTAGGAAGTTCTGCTTCTAATGACGGACAGGTAACAGGACATCATCCTTCTTCAGGCGGTGTCGGAGAAGGTCCTTTTTCTTATGATTGTTGGGCCGTAAAATTAAATTCCGCAGGAAGTATTCAATGGAATAAAAGTCTGGGTGGGTCAGGTAGTGATCATGGTAACTCTGTTATTCAAACTACGGATGGCGGTTACGTTATTGCAGGAAGTTCAAATTCAAACAATGGCGATGTGACAGGAAATCATGGAGGAGAGGATGTTTGGATCGTGAAACTTGCTCCGGATAATTTGGCCACTAATGAAATTGCAAAAGATGTTACAACAGTTAATGTTTTCCCTAATCCGGCAAAAGACAATGTTACTTTAAAACTTGATTATTTTACACCGTCTATGGAGGTCACAATTACTGATATGGTAGGGAGAACCATTCAAACTCAGAAATTAGAAGGACTGACAACAAAAATAAATACCGACAACCTTAAAAAAGGAACCTATTTTCTTAATTTAACTGGAGGTAGAGAAAATGTAAGCAAAAAATTTATTAAAGAATAA